Proteins encoded together in one Marinobacter sp. Arc7-DN-1 window:
- the rdgB gene encoding RdgB/HAM1 family non-canonical purine NTP pyrophosphatase, with product MTENLVIASNNKGKIAELAGMLAPLGMTPVAQGQLGVDEAGEPAVTFVENAILKARHAARATGLPALADDSGLAVDALGGQPGVRSARFAGENATDQDNINALLEAMADIPDEQRGAQFHCVLVYLRHADDPTPVICHGRWPGSILRVPSGDGGFGYDPVFLAPEQGCSAAELSRTEKSRISHRGRALRILAEQLRAESLAGAQS from the coding sequence ATGACCGAAAACCTGGTTATCGCCAGTAACAACAAAGGCAAAATTGCCGAACTGGCCGGGATGCTGGCGCCCCTGGGCATGACCCCGGTTGCCCAGGGACAGCTTGGCGTGGATGAGGCCGGGGAACCCGCCGTTACGTTTGTCGAGAATGCGATTCTCAAGGCCCGGCACGCAGCAAGGGCAACCGGACTGCCCGCCCTGGCGGACGATAGCGGATTGGCCGTTGATGCCCTCGGGGGCCAGCCCGGTGTTCGCTCTGCCCGCTTTGCCGGCGAAAACGCCACCGACCAGGACAACATAAACGCGCTGCTCGAAGCCATGGCCGACATCCCGGATGAGCAGCGGGGAGCGCAGTTCCACTGCGTGCTGGTATACCTTCGCCACGCCGATGACCCGACCCCGGTGATTTGCCATGGTCGCTGGCCCGGGTCAATACTCCGGGTACCCAGTGGCGACGGCGGTTTTGGCTATGATCCGGTGTTCCTGGCTCCGGAACAGGGTTGCAGCGCGGCGGAATTGTCCCGCACCGAGAAAAGCCGCATCAGCCATCGGGGCCGGGCCCTGAGAATTCTGGCAGAACAGCTCAGGGCGGAGTCCTTAGCTGGTGCGCAGTCCTGA
- a CDS encoding DUF4426 domain-containing protein, which produces MIEKTVSTCRSLLRNLLVVTLIGLFSAQVHAGSKNFGDYTVLWSVFPSTFLAPEIAKANNLQRSKGIGIVNIAIMEENEDGSMSPVSGQVEGKVANDVQQVRFLAFRRIQEGDSVYFIAEYQYPSGELMTFNITARPTGHQQDLAVRFAHTLFND; this is translated from the coding sequence ATGATCGAAAAAACCGTTTCCACATGCCGCAGCCTTCTGCGCAACCTCCTGGTTGTCACACTCATTGGCCTGTTCAGCGCTCAGGTCCATGCGGGTTCAAAAAACTTCGGTGACTACACCGTACTCTGGAGCGTTTTTCCCAGCACTTTTCTGGCCCCGGAGATTGCCAAAGCCAACAACCTTCAGCGCAGCAAGGGCATTGGCATCGTCAACATTGCCATCATGGAGGAAAACGAGGACGGCTCCATGTCTCCGGTGAGCGGCCAGGTGGAGGGCAAGGTGGCCAACGATGTCCAGCAGGTGCGATTTCTGGCGTTCCGCCGGATTCAGGAAGGTGATTCCGTCTATTTCATCGCCGAGTACCAGTACCCGTCCGGTGAGCTGATGACCTTCAACATCACCGCTCGCCCCACCGGCCATCAGCAGGATCTGGCGGTACGGTTTGCCCACACACTGTTCAACGATTGA
- the metW gene encoding methionine biosynthesis protein MetW: MRPDLNIIQQWVQPGHHVLDLGCGDGTLLDFLHRERGASGFGLEINPDHITTCMGRGVAVIEQNLDTQGLGNFDDGSFDIVLMTQALQAVRRPDKVLDEMLRVGSEGIVTFPNFAHWRLRWGLTLSGRMPESEALPYKWYNTPNIRLCTFKDFEALCRQKGIKIKSRRVVDGQHQNSWLARLWPNLLGEIAIYRITRETEQ, translated from the coding sequence ATGAGACCGGATCTCAACATCATCCAGCAATGGGTTCAGCCCGGCCACCATGTGCTTGATCTGGGCTGTGGTGATGGCACCCTGCTCGACTTCCTTCACCGGGAGCGAGGCGCCAGCGGCTTTGGCCTGGAGATCAACCCGGACCACATCACAACCTGCATGGGCAGGGGCGTGGCGGTCATCGAACAGAACCTGGACACCCAGGGGCTGGGCAACTTTGATGACGGAAGCTTCGATATTGTTCTGATGACCCAGGCGCTGCAGGCCGTGCGCAGGCCAGACAAGGTTCTGGATGAAATGCTGCGGGTCGGCAGCGAGGGTATTGTCACCTTTCCGAACTTTGCCCACTGGCGCCTGCGCTGGGGACTGACCCTGAGCGGGCGTATGCCCGAATCCGAGGCACTGCCGTATAAATGGTATAACACGCCCAACATACGGCTGTGCACCTTCAAGGATTTTGAAGCCCTGTGCCGACAGAAAGGCATTAAAATCAAAAGCCGGCGGGTGGTGGACGGCCAGCACCAGAACAGCTGGCTGGCTCGCCTGTGGCCAAACCTGCTGGGCGAGATTGCCATTTACCGAATTACACGGGAGACCGAACAATGA
- the metX gene encoding homoserine O-succinyltransferase MetX has protein sequence MPDSLPADSVGIVTPQTYHFDAPIDLACGQTLENYDLVVETYGKLNADASNAVLICHALSGHHHAAGYHSAEDRKPGWWDSCIGPGKPIDTDRFFVVSLNNLGGCHGSTGPISTNPATGKPYGPEFPVITVGDWVKSQALLADRLGIDCWAAVVGGSLGGMQAMQWSLDYPGRLRHAVVIASTPRLTAQNIAFNEVARQAITSDREFHDGRYYDFDTVPRRGLMLARMVGHITYLSDASMGEKFGRELRDQAYKFGYDAEFQVESYLRYQGERFSESFDANTYLLMTRALDYFDPAYEFGGDLSKALAAATCEYLVLSFSTDWRFTPARSEEMVNAMIAARRKVSYAEVDAPWGHDAFLIPTPRYTDIFNAYMDRVAREVGA, from the coding sequence ATGCCCGATTCCCTGCCTGCGGATTCTGTTGGGATAGTCACCCCGCAGACCTATCATTTCGACGCTCCCATTGATCTGGCCTGTGGCCAGACCCTGGAAAATTATGACCTGGTGGTCGAGACTTACGGCAAACTGAACGCGGATGCGAGCAACGCCGTGCTCATCTGCCACGCATTGAGCGGGCATCACCACGCCGCCGGCTATCATTCCGCCGAAGACCGCAAGCCGGGCTGGTGGGACAGCTGCATCGGGCCGGGAAAACCCATCGATACCGACCGTTTTTTTGTCGTCAGCCTGAACAACCTCGGAGGCTGCCACGGCAGCACCGGCCCGATCAGCACCAACCCCGCGACCGGCAAACCTTACGGGCCGGAGTTTCCGGTCATTACCGTCGGCGACTGGGTAAAAAGCCAGGCCCTGCTGGCGGACCGGCTCGGCATTGATTGCTGGGCCGCCGTGGTCGGGGGGTCCCTGGGCGGCATGCAGGCAATGCAGTGGAGCCTGGACTACCCGGGCCGCCTGCGGCATGCGGTGGTTATTGCCTCCACACCCCGGCTGACGGCCCAGAATATTGCCTTTAACGAGGTGGCGCGCCAGGCCATCACCTCAGACCGGGAATTCCATGACGGCCGCTATTACGACTTCGATACCGTACCCCGCCGGGGCCTTATGCTGGCGCGTATGGTCGGGCACATCACCTATCTGTCCGATGCCTCCATGGGCGAGAAGTTTGGCCGCGAACTGAGGGACCAGGCCTATAAGTTCGGCTACGACGCCGAATTCCAGGTGGAAAGCTACCTGCGTTACCAGGGCGAGCGATTCTCCGAATCCTTCGACGCCAACACCTACCTGTTGATGACCCGGGCACTGGATTACTTTGATCCGGCCTATGAGTTCGGCGGCGATCTGTCCAAGGCCCTCGCTGCCGCCACCTGCGAATACTTGGTCCTTTCCTTCAGTACTGACTGGCGCTTCACTCCGGCCCGCTCGGAAGAGATGGTTAACGCCATGATCGCGGCCAGGCGCAAAGTCAGCTATGCTGAAGTGGACGCACCCTGGGGGCACGATGCCTTTTTGATTCCCACGCCACGGTATACTGATATTTTCAACGCCTACATGGACCGCGTCGCAAGGGAGGTTGGTGCATGA
- a CDS encoding dynamin family protein has protein sequence MNPQGTLSQQVEAYHNWKKELIRQIGRYRLWLQDNNLFSDDISIRIRHGLELLIEDELTIAFVGEYSRGKTELINALFFSEYGQRMLPSQAGRTTMCPTELFFDRSANENYLLLLPIETRNGDLSLQQLRKQPERWVKHELDERDPEIMREVLAEVARVKSVPPEEARSLGFDENMLEHDRNNPGNVQVPAWRNAQISIRHPLFERGLRILDTPGLNALGSEPELTISMLPRAHAIIFVLSADTGVTASDMTIWKEHIDTQHADHRAGRFAVLNKIDVLWDDLQGERHTQEAIGRVRSYTADHLGMRQHDVIPVSAKQGLMARVRRNSELFDRSNIGQLEQLIIQRILMHKEQLITQSLINDLMGMLQNSQAAMQYRLESLEEELQACAGATMDKAALGRLAERAQKDYDYYYKKLITLRSSRRLMDSQGNLLKKLVSEERLEGHAERVRDNMSKSWTTAGMNRAMDQFFELLESDLTNLLSEGHLAEKMVGAIYRRYNEDNRARHLEPIPLRAGRHVIAIRELRKKARRFRSSPKNLLTEQSVLVRRFFNVMVGEARTLHARVRKDVERWPSEALLPIMQFSMEQKQLLEHQIRRLRDMVRNDRDSRAERQRLNHAITDLRRQLELADAMQRQIRKPAPTLIQQKVVNISGAV, from the coding sequence ATGAACCCACAGGGAACTCTGTCGCAGCAGGTAGAGGCTTACCACAACTGGAAAAAAGAGCTGATCCGCCAGATTGGCCGCTACCGGTTATGGCTGCAGGATAACAATCTGTTTTCCGACGATATCAGCATCCGCATTCGCCACGGGCTCGAATTGCTTATTGAGGACGAACTGACCATTGCGTTTGTCGGAGAGTACTCCCGCGGCAAGACCGAGCTGATTAACGCCCTGTTCTTCTCGGAATACGGCCAACGTATGCTGCCGTCCCAGGCCGGGCGCACCACCATGTGTCCCACCGAGCTGTTTTTCGATCGTAGCGCCAACGAGAATTATCTGCTTCTGTTGCCGATTGAAACCCGAAACGGCGATCTGTCCCTGCAACAACTGCGCAAACAGCCGGAACGTTGGGTCAAGCACGAACTGGACGAGCGCGACCCCGAAATCATGCGCGAAGTACTGGCCGAGGTGGCCCGGGTCAAGAGCGTGCCGCCGGAAGAGGCCCGAAGCCTTGGGTTTGACGAGAATATGCTGGAGCATGACCGCAACAACCCGGGCAATGTTCAGGTGCCGGCATGGCGTAACGCCCAGATCAGCATCCGACACCCGCTGTTCGAGCGCGGGCTCCGCATACTCGACACCCCGGGGCTGAACGCCCTGGGTTCCGAGCCCGAACTGACCATCAGCATGCTGCCCCGGGCCCATGCCATAATCTTCGTGCTCAGCGCCGACACCGGCGTAACCGCCAGTGACATGACCATCTGGAAAGAGCATATCGACACCCAGCACGCAGACCATCGTGCCGGCCGCTTTGCCGTTCTGAACAAAATCGATGTGCTCTGGGACGACCTGCAGGGTGAGCGCCACACTCAGGAAGCCATCGGGCGGGTGCGCAGCTATACCGCCGACCATCTGGGCATGCGCCAGCATGACGTCATCCCCGTCTCCGCCAAACAGGGCCTGATGGCAAGAGTCAGGCGGAACAGTGAACTTTTCGACCGCTCCAATATTGGTCAGCTCGAACAACTGATTATACAGCGCATCCTGATGCACAAGGAGCAGCTGATCACCCAAAGCCTGATCAACGATCTTATGGGCATGCTGCAGAACAGTCAGGCAGCCATGCAATATCGCCTGGAATCCCTGGAAGAGGAACTCCAGGCCTGTGCCGGCGCGACCATGGACAAAGCGGCATTGGGCCGGCTGGCCGAGCGGGCCCAGAAAGACTACGACTACTACTACAAGAAGCTGATCACCCTGCGCTCCAGCCGGCGCCTGATGGACTCCCAGGGTAACCTGCTGAAAAAGCTGGTTAGCGAGGAGCGCCTTGAGGGCCACGCCGAGCGAGTCCGCGATAACATGTCGAAAAGCTGGACCACAGCCGGCATGAACCGCGCCATGGATCAGTTCTTTGAGCTGCTTGAGAGTGATCTGACCAACCTGCTGAGCGAAGGTCATCTGGCCGAGAAAATGGTGGGCGCCATATACCGCCGCTACAACGAGGATAACCGTGCCCGCCACCTGGAACCCATACCTCTGCGGGCCGGCCGCCACGTCATTGCCATCCGCGAACTGCGGAAAAAGGCCCGCCGCTTCCGCAGCAGCCCGAAAAACCTGCTGACCGAGCAATCCGTCCTGGTTCGCCGCTTCTTCAATGTCATGGTCGGTGAAGCCCGCACCCTGCACGCCCGGGTGCGCAAAGACGTCGAGCGCTGGCCATCGGAAGCATTGCTGCCCATTATGCAATTCTCAATGGAACAGAAGCAGTTGCTGGAACACCAGATCCGGCGCCTGCGCGACATGGTCCGCAATGACCGGGACAGCCGGGCCGAGCGCCAGCGCCTGAATCACGCCATCACCGACCTCCGCCGACAACTGGAACTGGCCGATGCCATGCAGCGCCAGATCCGCAAGCCGGCCCCTACCCTGATCCAGCAGAAAGTGGTAAACATCTCCGGGGCTGTGTAA
- a CDS encoding YggT family protein, with protein sequence MLADILITILLIASTFYLTIVLLRFLLQLARADFYNPITQFAVKATNPLLRPLRRFIPGWGGIDGAALVLAVIIQAITLFLILIALNGGIPAMNPLTLLVWAVLNVLDLIVKIYFWSVIAVVVVSWIAPGSGHPAIQLVAQITEPVMRPVRSIIPSMGGLDLSPIIVFLILNVISVVIGHMKVAAGLGSIGLGL encoded by the coding sequence ATGCTGGCAGACATTCTGATTACCATCCTGCTGATCGCATCCACCTTTTATCTGACCATTGTCCTGTTGCGGTTCCTGCTTCAGCTGGCCAGGGCGGATTTCTACAACCCGATCACCCAGTTTGCGGTCAAGGCCACCAACCCCCTGCTACGGCCACTCCGGCGCTTTATCCCAGGGTGGGGCGGAATTGACGGTGCCGCTTTGGTTCTGGCGGTCATTATCCAGGCCATCACCCTCTTCCTGATTCTGATCGCCCTGAACGGCGGTATTCCCGCCATGAACCCGCTCACCCTGTTGGTCTGGGCGGTACTGAACGTGCTGGATCTGATCGTGAAGATCTACTTCTGGTCAGTCATTGCCGTCGTGGTTGTCAGTTGGATAGCGCCCGGCAGCGGCCATCCGGCGATTCAGCTGGTTGCCCAGATCACCGAACCGGTGATGCGCCCGGTGCGTAGCATCATACCCTCCATGGGCGGCCTGGATCTGTCACCGATCATTGTCTTCCTGATTCTGAATGTCATTTCGGTGGTCATTGGACATATGAAAGTGGCAGCAGGGCTGGGATCCATCGGACTCGGACTGTAA
- the proC gene encoding pyrroline-5-carboxylate reductase, producing the protein MSTSPTISFIGAGNMASAIIGGMLDNGYKAGDIWVSAPDDAHLQSIRKRFGVSVTTDNRYCAQQADMVVLAVKPQVMADVCRDIAPVVQNTRPLMVSIAAGLTVDTLDGWLGGGLPLVRVMPNTPSLVGKGAAGLFANKDVKDNQKKMVESVFESIGSALWVDDENLLHGVTALSGSGPAYFFLMLEALEEVATEAGIAAGTARELAIQTMAGAAEMAARSEHDPGQLKRNVMSPGGTTEQAINTFEAGGMRDLVRKAYNAAFKRSEEMAKELAGKQ; encoded by the coding sequence TTGAGCACATCACCAACCATTTCTTTTATTGGCGCCGGCAACATGGCCAGCGCCATCATTGGCGGTATGCTGGACAACGGCTACAAGGCCGGCGACATCTGGGTCAGCGCACCGGATGACGCGCACCTGCAATCCATCCGCAAGCGTTTCGGCGTGAGCGTCACCACCGACAATCGCTACTGCGCCCAACAGGCTGACATGGTGGTACTCGCGGTCAAACCCCAGGTGATGGCCGATGTCTGTCGCGATATTGCTCCGGTGGTGCAGAACACCCGACCACTGATGGTTTCCATTGCCGCCGGCCTGACTGTTGACACGCTGGATGGCTGGCTCGGTGGCGGGTTGCCCCTGGTCAGGGTGATGCCCAACACGCCGTCTCTGGTCGGCAAAGGGGCTGCCGGCCTCTTTGCCAACAAGGACGTAAAAGACAACCAGAAGAAGATGGTGGAGTCGGTGTTCGAGAGCATCGGGTCAGCGCTGTGGGTCGACGACGAAAACCTTCTGCATGGCGTTACCGCCCTTTCCGGCAGCGGGCCGGCCTATTTCTTCCTGATGCTCGAAGCACTCGAGGAAGTGGCGACGGAAGCCGGCATCGCCGCTGGCACCGCCCGGGAACTGGCCATCCAGACCATGGCAGGGGCTGCCGAGATGGCCGCCCGCAGTGAACACGATCCCGGCCAGCTCAAGCGTAATGTGATGTCGCCCGGAGGCACCACGGAGCAGGCCATCAATACCTTTGAAGCGGGCGGTATGCGGGATCTGGTCCGCAAGGCCTACAACGCGGCGTTCAAGCGCTCGGAAGAAATGGCCAAAGAACTGGCTGGCAAACAGTAA
- a CDS encoding YggS family pyridoxal phosphate-dependent enzyme, which produces MSSIADNIGSVTRRIQKATLQAGREPGAVQLLAVSKARPPDDLHEAYAAGQRAFGESYLQEALAKIEALADLDGIEWHFIGPVQSNKTRQIASAFSWVHSVDRLKIARRLSEQRDPGMPPLNICLQVNINEEDSKSGSRITELPELVAAIGELPNLKLRGLMAIPDPDQPEAELRTSFRKLANTLKQLKTDYPDAGPLDTLSMGMSGDLDIAIAEGATWVRVGTALFGKRPAKS; this is translated from the coding sequence ATGAGCAGCATAGCAGACAACATCGGGAGCGTAACCCGACGCATACAAAAAGCAACATTGCAGGCGGGCCGCGAGCCGGGAGCCGTGCAGCTGCTCGCCGTGAGCAAGGCGCGACCGCCTGACGATCTGCATGAGGCCTACGCCGCGGGGCAGCGCGCGTTCGGTGAGAGTTACCTTCAGGAAGCCCTGGCGAAGATCGAAGCGCTGGCGGATCTCGACGGCATCGAGTGGCATTTCATCGGCCCGGTACAATCCAACAAGACCCGACAAATTGCGTCTGCCTTTTCCTGGGTCCACAGTGTCGATCGCCTCAAGATTGCCCGTCGACTCAGTGAGCAACGAGACCCGGGTATGCCACCATTGAATATCTGCCTTCAGGTCAATATTAATGAGGAAGACAGCAAATCAGGTAGCAGAATTACGGAGCTTCCGGAACTGGTGGCCGCCATCGGCGAGTTACCGAACCTGAAATTGAGAGGCCTGATGGCCATTCCGGACCCGGACCAGCCCGAGGCAGAGCTGAGGACCAGCTTCCGGAAACTGGCCAACACCCTGAAGCAACTGAAAACGGATTATCCAGACGCAGGCCCCCTGGACACACTGTCCATGGGCATGTCCGGCGACCTGGACATTGCCATTGCCGAAGGGGCCACCTGGGTGAGAGTGGGCACTGCACTGTTTGGCAAGCGGCCAGCAAAGAGCTGA
- a CDS encoding type IV pilus twitching motility protein PilT — translation MDITELLAFSAKQGASDLHLSAGLPPMIRVDGDVRRINLPPMEHKEVHGLIYDIMNDKQRKDYEEFLETDFSFEVPGVARFRVNAFNQNRGAGAVFRTIPSKVLTMEDLGMGQVFKDVSSVPRGLVLVTGPTGSGKSTTLAAMIDYINDTRYEHVLTIEDPIEFVHDSKKCLVNQREVHRDTLGFNEALRSALREDPDIILVGELRDLETIRLALTAAETGHLVFGTLHTTSAAKTIDRVVDVFPAEEKSMVRSMLSESLQAVISQTLMKKMGGGRIAAHEIMIGTSAIRNLIREDKIAQMYSSIQTGGSLGMQTLDQCLERLLQKGLISREAARAKAKMPDNF, via the coding sequence ATGGATATTACTGAACTGCTTGCCTTTTCGGCCAAACAGGGTGCGTCTGACTTGCACCTGTCTGCCGGCCTGCCACCGATGATTCGTGTTGATGGGGACGTTCGCCGCATCAACCTGCCGCCCATGGAGCACAAAGAAGTCCACGGGCTGATCTACGACATCATGAACGACAAGCAGCGCAAGGACTACGAAGAATTCCTGGAAACCGACTTTTCCTTTGAAGTGCCGGGTGTGGCTCGTTTCCGTGTCAACGCCTTCAACCAGAACCGCGGTGCCGGTGCGGTGTTCCGGACTATCCCCTCCAAGGTTCTGACCATGGAAGATCTGGGCATGGGCCAGGTCTTCAAGGATGTGTCTTCGGTGCCCCGCGGGCTTGTGCTGGTGACCGGCCCGACCGGTTCCGGTAAGTCCACCACGCTGGCCGCAATGATCGACTACATCAACGATACCCGTTACGAGCACGTCCTCACCATTGAGGACCCTATCGAATTCGTGCATGACTCCAAGAAATGTCTGGTGAACCAGCGGGAAGTGCACCGGGATACCCTGGGCTTCAACGAAGCGCTGCGTTCGGCACTGCGGGAAGACCCGGACATTATCCTGGTAGGTGAGCTCCGGGATCTGGAGACCATTCGCCTGGCCCTCACCGCCGCGGAAACCGGCCACCTGGTGTTCGGCACCCTGCACACCACCTCTGCAGCCAAGACCATCGACCGGGTGGTGGATGTGTTCCCGGCCGAGGAAAAGTCCATGGTGCGTTCGATGTTGTCGGAATCGCTGCAGGCGGTTATTTCCCAGACCCTGATGAAAAAGATGGGTGGCGGCCGGATTGCGGCACACGAGATCATGATTGGTACGTCGGCAATCCGTAACCTGATCCGTGAGGACAAAATCGCCCAGATGTATTCCTCGATCCAGACCGGTGGTTCCCTGGGCATGCAGACACTGGATCAGTGTCTGGAGCGGTTGTTGCAGAAAGGGCTGATATCCCGCGAAGCGGCGCGGGCCAAGGCGAAGATGCCGGATAACTTTTAA
- a CDS encoding PilT/PilU family type 4a pilus ATPase: MEFEKLLRLMVEKGGSDLFITAGVPPSMKVNGKVLPVTKNALTPEQTREFVYGSMNEKQRAEFEETHECNFAISARGIGRFRVSAFFQRNLCGMVLRRIEVKIPQIDDLALPGVIKDLAMTKRGLIMFVGATGTGKSTSLAAMLGHRNRNSRGHIISIEDPIEFVHQHQGCIVTQREVGIDTESFEVALKNTLRQAPDVILIGEVRTRQTMEYSVQFAETGHLCLATLHANNANQALDRIIQFFPPEQHNQIWMDLSLNLRAIVAQQLIPTPDGKGRKAVIEVLINTPLVADLIRKGEVHRLKELMAKSNESGMQTFDQALYQLYSEGSITYEDALAHADSANDLRLMIKLGADAQGADKLSSSVDRLSIQDD, translated from the coding sequence ATGGAATTCGAAAAACTGTTACGGCTGATGGTGGAAAAGGGCGGTTCGGACCTGTTTATTACCGCGGGTGTGCCGCCGAGCATGAAGGTGAACGGGAAAGTGCTGCCGGTCACCAAGAACGCGCTGACGCCGGAGCAGACGAGGGAATTTGTCTACGGCTCGATGAACGAGAAACAGCGCGCCGAGTTTGAGGAAACCCACGAATGTAACTTTGCGATCAGCGCCCGGGGCATTGGCCGTTTCCGGGTCAGCGCCTTCTTCCAGCGTAACCTGTGCGGCATGGTATTGCGCCGGATTGAGGTGAAGATCCCCCAGATTGACGACCTTGCCCTGCCGGGGGTGATCAAGGATCTGGCCATGACCAAGCGGGGCCTGATCATGTTTGTGGGTGCCACCGGTACCGGCAAGTCCACCTCGCTGGCGGCCATGCTGGGGCACCGTAACCGCAACAGCCGTGGCCACATTATCTCCATCGAGGATCCGATCGAATTCGTACACCAGCACCAGGGCTGTATCGTGACCCAGCGGGAAGTGGGGATTGATACCGAAAGCTTCGAAGTGGCTCTGAAGAATACCCTGCGTCAGGCGCCGGACGTTATTCTGATTGGTGAGGTGCGTACCCGCCAGACCATGGAATACTCGGTGCAGTTTGCCGAAACCGGCCACCTGTGCCTGGCGACATTGCACGCCAACAACGCCAACCAGGCGCTGGACCGGATCATTCAGTTTTTCCCGCCGGAACAGCATAACCAGATCTGGATGGACCTGTCCCTGAACCTCAGGGCCATTGTGGCACAACAGCTCATTCCCACACCCGATGGTAAAGGGCGTAAGGCGGTTATCGAGGTGCTGATCAATACCCCGCTGGTGGCGGACCTGATCCGTAAGGGCGAGGTGCATCGCCTGAAGGAGCTGATGGCCAAGTCCAACGAATCCGGTATGCAAACCTTCGATCAGGCGCTTTACCAGCTATACTCCGAAGGGTCGATTACCTACGAAGACGCTCTGGCTCATGCCGACTCCGCCAATGATCTGCGCCTGATGATTAAACTGGGTGCCGATGCCCAGGGGGCGGATAAATTGTCGTCTTCGGTGGACAGGCTCTCGATTCAGGACGACTAG
- a CDS encoding OmpP1/FadL family transporter — translation MHNNSSMLARAIQLTTLAAIAAPAGALAGGFSLNEQSASAMGTANAGAAANPENATTALFNPAGMSQLSGTNISFGAAVLDIDAEARQSSLSAVRRNPAVPVQPATGGGDIADPAVLPNFYLTHEVSDRVDVGFGIHAPYGLAADYEDDFAGRFFADKTELTAIAFTPSISVNNGNGLSVGAGINLIYAEGRLSRYQDLSAVAGPAALALDEPYADIEGDDIAATFRVGVLYELSGMTQIGLSVQTGTDLDLDGDATISDFPVLSSPGQTTTLTEKVRVPLAIPGSATLGLRHRFNDSFTLLAGATYARWSRFEELDIYSREGQSGEVSQATGRQPGQPITHITEKWQDTWQLNLGGIWQVTPDWALKAGYAWDESPVNKQYVTARIPSQDRHWLTLGAQWKEIAGGWTVDAAMGTLLFSGDAKVNDREYGHDNPTQPATPANYQGTYDLSAWSAALQVSKAF, via the coding sequence ATGCACAACAATTCCTCAATGCTTGCGCGAGCAATACAGCTGACCACTCTTGCGGCAATTGCCGCACCTGCGGGCGCCCTGGCGGGGGGCTTTTCCCTGAACGAGCAGAGCGCCAGTGCCATGGGCACAGCCAATGCCGGTGCCGCCGCCAATCCCGAGAACGCCACCACGGCTCTGTTTAATCCCGCCGGTATGAGCCAGTTGTCCGGCACCAATATATCTTTTGGTGCGGCGGTTCTGGATATTGATGCCGAGGCGCGGCAGTCATCTCTCTCAGCGGTTCGTCGGAACCCGGCAGTTCCCGTTCAGCCGGCGACTGGGGGTGGTGATATCGCTGATCCGGCTGTTCTGCCTAACTTTTACCTGACTCATGAAGTCAGTGACCGCGTTGACGTTGGCTTCGGTATCCATGCGCCCTACGGGCTGGCAGCGGATTACGAGGACGACTTTGCGGGTCGCTTCTTTGCCGATAAGACCGAGCTGACGGCCATTGCCTTCACTCCGTCGATCTCCGTGAACAACGGTAATGGCCTGTCCGTGGGCGCCGGCATCAACCTGATTTACGCGGAGGGCCGTCTCAGCCGGTATCAGGACCTGAGCGCTGTTGCCGGCCCGGCTGCCCTGGCTCTGGATGAACCTTATGCCGATATCGAAGGCGATGATATAGCCGCTACATTCCGGGTTGGTGTCCTTTATGAGCTGTCCGGGATGACCCAGATCGGCCTGAGTGTCCAGACGGGCACCGATCTCGATCTGGACGGCGACGCGACCATCTCCGATTTCCCGGTACTTTCCTCGCCCGGTCAGACCACAACACTGACAGAAAAGGTCCGGGTTCCGCTGGCCATTCCCGGGAGTGCAACGCTTGGTCTGCGGCATCGCTTTAACGACTCGTTTACCCTGCTGGCGGGTGCTACCTATGCCAGGTGGAGCCGGTTCGAAGAACTCGATATCTACAGCCGGGAGGGGCAGAGTGGTGAGGTATCCCAGGCAACCGGACGTCAGCCCGGCCAGCCGATCACGCACATCACCGAAAAGTGGCAGGATACCTGGCAACTTAACCTTGGCGGCATATGGCAGGTCACGCCCGACTGGGCACTGAAGGCCGGCTACGCCTGGGATGAGTCACCCGTGAACAAGCAATATGTGACTGCCCGCATACCTTCCCAGGACCGCCACTGGCTGACACTGGGTGCCCAGTGGAAGGAGATTGCTGGCGGCTGGACCGTTGACGCAGCCATGGGAACGCTGTTGTTCTCCGGAGACGCCAAGGTGAATGATCGTGAGTATGGTCATGACAATCCGACTCAACCCGCCACGCCTGCCAACTACCAGGGCACCTATGATCTGAGTGCCTGGAGTGCGGCTCTGCAGGTTAGCAAAGCCTTCTAG